A genome region from Marasmius oreades isolate 03SP1 chromosome 5, whole genome shotgun sequence includes the following:
- a CDS encoding uncharacterized protein (BUSCO:EOG09265G9U), with protein MPVYGPLSYSLASNILASKALTRWFTPFANWYANLAGYRKYGLKYDDLLIEERDDVQRAITRLTPRETYDRNFRFKRASQASVLHAPLPKEQWVKPEEDVRYLLPHVIEVVKEDTERQMWDTVAVGRK; from the exons ATGCCTGTTTACGGCCCTCTCAGTTATTCTCTTGCTTCAAATATTCTTGCCTCCAAGGCCCTTACTAGGTGGTTCACGCCCTTTGCAAATTGGTATGCCAATCTAGCTGGCTACCGGAAGTATGGCCTCAAGTACGACGACTTGT TGATTGAGGAGCGTGATGATGTTCAACGG GCCATTACTCGCCTGACTCCCCGTGAAACCTACGACCGCAACTTCCGTTTCAAGCGCGCATCACAAGCCAGCGTTCTTCATGCACCTCTTCCTAAGGAGCAGTGGGTGAAACCCGAGGAG GACGTGCGATACTTACTCCCTCACGTTATCGAAGTTGTGAAAGAGGATACCGAGAGACAGATGTGGGATACCGTTGCTGTTGGGAGGAAGTAG
- the TKL1 gene encoding Transketolase, giving the protein MSSFTPAPSDEIAIATIRALAADIVTRANSGHPGAPMGMAPVAHILFTRFINANPNHSKWINRDRFVLSNGHACALQYLLLHLLGYQLSMDDLKSFRQLGSKTPGHPEAGHTDGIEVTTGPLGQGFANGVGLAIAQAHLAAVYNKEEFELINNYTYVFCGDGCLMEGVSSEAASIAGHLQLGNLIVIYDDNHISIDGDTAVAFTENVEQRFNAYKWQVLHVDNGDSDLPAIYNAIHTARQEKNKPTIIRLHTTIGFGSKLEGTHGVHGSPLKPDDISALKTKFGLPADQSFHVPQETYDAYAAVGARGSTLEAEWNKLLDAYGQKYPNEHAEFTRRIRGELPPGWEKTLPVYKPSDPAVASRKLSEIVLSSISGVLPELIGGSADLTGSNLTRVKSAVDFQHPSTGLGTYAGTYIRYGVREHGMGAVANGISAYGGFIPFVATFLNFVSYAAGAVRLSALSGHQVIWVATHDSIGLGEDGPTHQPIETAIHLRSIPNLAFWRPADGNETSAAYYYALTTKTTPSVLSLSRQNLPNLENSTMEHALKGGYVLHDEENEELTIVSAGSEVPIAVEAAGKLKAAGIKTRVVSIPCSHVFDRQSAEYKLSVLRSGAPILSLEALSTAGWQKYSHEQYGLDGWGASGPYLKVYSKFGITGDNIAQVGRKVVDFYKNRGGDVISPLVKAF; this is encoded by the exons ATGTCTTCCTTCACTCCTGCCCCCTCAGATGAAATCGCAATCGCTACTATCCGTGCACTAGCTGCAGATATCGTAACTAGAGCCAACTCTGGTCATCCAGGTGCTCCGATGGGGATGGCACCAGTCGCCCATATTCTTTTTACACG ATTCATCAACGCCAACCCAAACCACTCCAAGTGGATCAACAGAGATCGATTTGTTTTGTCGAATGG ACACGC ATGCGCCCTTCAATATCTTTTGTTGCATCTCTTGGGATATCAGTTATCCATGGACGACCTCAAATCGTTTCGTCAACTCGGATCCAAGACCCCTGGTCATCCCGAAGCAGGCCATACTGATG GCATCGAAGTGACCACTGGTCCGTTAGGACAAGGTTTCGCTAATGGTGTTGGTTTGGCGATCGCTCAAGCCCACCTTGCTGCAGTCTACAACAAGGAAGAATTTGAGCTCATCAACAACTACACTTACG TTTTCTGCGGCGATGGCTGTTTGATGGAGGGCGTTTCTAGTGAGGCTGCCAGTATTGCCGGGCATCTTCAACTCGGGAATTTAATTGTG ATCTATGATGACAACC ACATTTCTATCGATGGTGACACCGCTGTTGCTTTCACGGAGAACGTAGAACAGCGTTTCAACGCTTATAAATGGCAGGTTCTCCATGTCGACAATGGTGATAG CGATCTTCCCGCCATCTACAATGCCATCCATACCGCTCGTCAGGAGAAGAACAAGCCTACCATTATCCGCCTCCACACGACGATTGGTTTCGGTTCTAAGCTCGAGGGCACTCACGGAGTGCACGGTTCTC CTCTCAAACCCGACGACATTTCTGCTTTGAAAACCAAATTCGGACTCCCTGCAGACCAGTCCTTCCATGTACCACAGGAGACTTACGACGCGTACGCTGCAGTCGGGGCCCGAGGTAGTACTCTCGAAGCCGAATGGAACAAACTCCTGGATGCCTACGGCCAGAAATACCCCAACGAACACGCTGAATTCACTCGACGAATCCGTGGAGAACTTCCACCTGGTTGGGAAAAGACACTGCCAGTTTACAAACCTTCCGACCCCGCCGTCGCATCAAGAAAACTATCGGAAATTGTGCTCTCTTCTATTTCGGGCGTTCTTCCCGAGTTGATTGGTGGTTCTGCCGATTTGACGGGAAGTAATTTGACTAGGGTTAAGTCCGCGGTTGATTTTCAGCATCCCAGCACCGGTTTGGGTACTTATGCTGGTACTTATATTCGTTACGGAGTTCGTGAACATGGTATGGGTGCCGTGGCCAACGGTATTTCTGCGTATGGTGGTTTCATTCCGTTCGTTGCTACATTCTTG AACTTCGTCTCATACGCTGCAGGTGCAGTCAGACTTTCTGCTTTGAGTGGTCATCAGGTCATTTGGGTCG CCACCCACGACAGCATCGGTTTGGGTGAAGACGGGCCTACTCACCAGCCTATCGAAACCGCCATTCACCTCCGATCCATTCCCAACCTCGCGTTCTGGCGCCCAGCTGACGGAAATGAAACCTCTGCAGCATACTATTACGCTCTCACCACAAAAACGACACCCAGTGTTCTTTCCCTCTCACGCCAAAACCTGCCCAACCTCGAAAACTCTACGATGGAACACGCGCTCAAAGGAGGCTACGTTCTGCACGACgaggagaatgaagaacTTACGATCGTCAGTGCTGGTAGTGAAGTACCGATAGCTGTTGAGGCGGCTGGTAAATTGAAGGCGGCTGGAATTAAGACTCGGGTTGTTAGTATCCCTTGCTCGCATGTGTTTGACCGACAGTCTGCAGAATACAAGCTCAGCGTTCTGCGAAGCGGTGCGCCTATTCTTTCGCTTGAAGCTCTTTCG ACTGCTGGTTGGCAAAAGTACAGTCATGAG CAATACGGTCTTGACGGGTGGGGTGCTTCTGGTCCTTACCTCAAGGTATACTCTAAGTTCGGAATCACTGGTGACA ATATCGCGCAAGTCGGAAGGAAGGTTGTCGATTTCTACAAGAACAGGGGCGGTGATGTTATTTCGCCGCTTGTCAAGGCTTTCTAA
- a CDS encoding uncharacterized protein (CAZy:GH31), giving the protein MKFNDGFWLLKNGVKANYALQSTKVEKLSDGYQLFVATRPIRHRGDSLGGPVLTVKVHSPTEGVIGVKLDHFTHIPPTPNIPLFPNDDPIPNLHLSNDDTGHSLTTAGLTAVITENPYTITFKSPADRVLTFAGPKHQAIFEVPSKWTLSSASNSSCVSQDPRSNPNPSPLPPTIQYINSELNLSPGELIYGFGEQFGNFTKNGQSIKIWNQDGGTSSDQAYKCVPFYITNRNYGVFINHPGEVEIEVGSEKISRVGTSVAGSNLEFFIIYGNTPLQILERYTRMTGRPPLLPSWTFGLWLSTSFLTNYDNKTVSGFLQGMQDHNTPVRVFHFDCFWMKQYEWCSFTFDPENFPNPKEYLSEIKEKYGVKVCLWINPYVSQLSPIFKEGVEGGYFIKRMDGTPWQWDLWQPGLAIVDFTNSEACEWYGSKLRALMDIGVDCFKTDFGKHSIELPIVIVSPLPQPAERIPHANVQFHDGSDPIRMHNLYSVLYNEYVFNLIQQHRGENQAVLFARSSFAGGQRFPVHWGGDCESTWEAMTEAIHGCLSLTLSGFAYASHDIGGFEGHPDPEIYQRWVAFGLFSSHSRLHGSSSYRVPWQYGEEAAKGMARLLEEKHRLMPYLYDLVRRMTLYHWSALLIQSM; this is encoded by the exons ATGAAGTTCAACGACGGCTTCTGGCTTTTGAAAAACGGTGTAAAAGCAAACTACGCTCTTCAATCTACAAAGGTTGAAAAACTATCCGATGGCTATCAATTGTTCGTCGCTACTCGTCCCATCCGCCATCGAGGTGACTCTTTAGGTG GTCCTGTTTTGACTGTCAAAGTCCATTCTCCCACCGAAGGCGTTATCGGTGTCAAACTCGATCATTTCACCCACATCCCACCCACTCCCAATATTCCTCTATTTCCCAACGACGACCCCATCCCAAATCTTCACCTGTCCAACGATGATACCGGCCACTCTTTGACAACTGCGGGTCTGACCGCCGTCATCACTGAAAACCCTTATACAATCACTTTCAAGTCTCCCGCTGACCGCGTACTCACTTTTGCCGGTCCTAAACATCAAGCCATTTTTGAGGTTCCCTCCAAATGGACCCTCTCGTCTGCTTCGAATAGCTCTTGCGTGTCACAAGACCCCCGCTCAAACCCCAACCCTTCCCCCTTGCCTCCAACCATCCAGTATATAAACTCTGAACTCAATCTCTCCCCTGGTGAACTTATATACGGCTTTGGAGAACAGTTTGGTAATTTTACAAAGAACGGTCAATCCATCAAGATCTGGAATCAGG ACGGCGGAACTTCTAGTGACCAAGCCTACAAATGCGTGCCGTTCTACATCACCAATCGGAACTACGGCGTGTTCATCAATCATCCCGGGgaagtcgaaatcgaagTTGGTAGCGAAAAAATTTCACGCGTCGGCACCTCTGTCGCTGGTTCCAACCTCGAATTCTTTATCATCTATGGCAATACTCCCTTGCAG ATCCTCGAACGATACACTCGTATGACAGGCCGCCCTCC GCTTCTACCCAGCTGGACATTTGGCCTCTGGCTCTCCACCTCATTCTTGACCAACTATGACAACAAAACTGTGTCTGGATTCTTACAAGGCATGCAAGACCACAACACCCCCGTGCGCGTCTTCCATTTTGATTGTTTTTGGATGAAGCAGTACGAATG GTGTTCCTTTACGTTTGACCCCGAAAACTTTCCAAACCCAAAGGAATACTTGTCTGAGATTAAAGAAAAGTACGGCGTAAAGGTCTGCCTTTGGA TTAACCCATACGTCAGCCAGCTCTCTCCCATTTTTAAAGAAGGTGTCGAGGGTGGCTATTTTATCAAAAGAATGGACGGGACGCCATGGCA ATGGGACTTGTGGCAACCAGGACTAGCCATCGTGGACTTCACCAACTCCGAGGCGTGCGAATGGTACGGGTCCAAACTCCGTGCGCTCATGGATATTGGTGTCGATTGTTTCAAG ACGGATTTCGGTAAGCATTCAATTGAACTTCCCATCGTGATCGTCTCACCACTCCCCCAACCAGCTGAACGCATCCCTCACGCCAACGTCCAATTCCACGACGGATCAGACCCTATTCGGATGCACAACCTATATTCCGTCCTCTACAACGAATACGTCTTCAACCTCATCCAACAACACCGCGGCGAAAACCAAGCAGTTCTCTTCGCCAGATCTTCCTTTGCAGGCGGCCAACGTTTCCCCGTCCACTGGGGTGGGGACTGTGAGTCCACTTGGGAGGCCATGACAGAAGCTATTCATGGATGTCTTTCCTTGACCTTATCCGGGTTTGCATATGCCTCCCATGATATCGGCGGGTTCGAAGGCCACCCTGATCCCGAGATTTACCAAAGATGGGTGGCGTTTGGGCTATTCTCATCTCATTCGAGATTGCATGGCTCGAGTTCGTATCGGGTACCTTGGCAGTATGGGGAGGAGGCAGCGAAGGGTATGGCTAGGTTGCTGGAGGAGAAGCACAGGCTTATGCCTTATCTATATGATTTGGTGCGTAGAATGACTCTATACCACTGGTCGGCGTTACTCATTCAGTCGATGTGA